Proteins encoded together in one Mobula birostris isolate sMobBir1 chromosome 7, sMobBir1.hap1, whole genome shotgun sequence window:
- the LOC140200292 gene encoding alpha-(1,3)-fucosyltransferase 4-like, whose product MRRSLCRRISLAASAGIVLTMYLTVREFLLISRSYALRERNAGGSSAPAATVLIWWYPFGRKPEIKNCRTLYNIHGCNLTTDRRLYVRSQAVVIHHRDLERHLHQLPSGRRPTAQKWVWMNFESPSHSSRLEKLNGIFNWTMTYKHDSDIFVPYGYLYPREKGDRRIVLPKKTKLVAWVISNWNENHARVKYYHQLKNYMNIDVYGKSGLDLKNDNVVLTVLQYKFYLAFENSQHVDYITEKLWRNSFLSSAVPVVLGPSRANYEQYIPAESFIHVNDFSTPRKLAEYLMYLDEDEGSYKKYFEWKKHYKVHLTNFWDEQFCKVCKAVQSSLGQNKIISNLDSWFQ is encoded by the coding sequence ATGCGTAGAAGTTTGTGCCGACGGATTTCATTAGCCGCTTCCGCCGGTATCGTGTTAACGATGTACTTGACCGTGCGAGAGTTCCTTTTGATCAGCCGTTCTTACGCTTTACGGGAAAGAAATGCAGGCGGAAGCTCTGCCCCAGCAGCGACTGTGCTCATCTGGTGGTATCCATTCGGCAGGAAACCCGAGATCAAAAACTGCAGGACTCTCTACAACATTCACGGCTGTAATTTGACAACAGACCGACGGCTCTATGTTCGTTCACAGGCTGTGGTCATACATCACAGGGATTTGGAACGCCATCTGCACCAACTTCCCTCAGGACGGAGACCTACTGCCCAGAAATGGGTCTGGATGAATTTCGAATCTCCCAGTCACTCTTCCCGGCTAGAGAAACTAAACGGTATCTTCAACTGGACCATGACTTACAAACACGACTCGGACATTTTCGTTCCTTATGGGTACCTATATCCCCGAGAAAAGGGCGATCGGAGGATAGTGCTGCCCAAGAAAACGAAATTAGTGGCTTGGGTCATCAGTAACTGGAATGAAAATCACGCACGAGTTAAATATTACCACCAGCTCAAGAACTATATGAACATTGACGTATATGGTAAATCTGGTCTGGATCTTAAAAACGACAATGTTGTTCTGACAGTATTACAGTATAAGTTTTATCTGGCTTTCGAAAATTCGCAGCACGTGGATTACATAACAGAAAAACTCTGGAGAAATTCTTTCTTATCTAGCGCTGTGCCTGTGGTCCTGGGACCCAGCAGAGCCAACTATGAACAGTACATCCCGGCAGAGTCCTTTATCCATGTCAATGATTTTTCGACACCTAGAAAACTGGCCGAATATTTGATGTATTTGGATGAAGACGAAGGAAGCTATAAAAAATATTTCGAGTGGAAAAAGCACTACAAAGTGCATCTGACAAACTTCTGGGATGAGCAATTCTGCAAGGTGTGCAAAGCTGTCCAAAGTTCATTGGGGCAAAACAAGATCATCTCAAATCTGGACTCTTGGTTTCAATAA